One segment of Streptomyces sp. NA02950 DNA contains the following:
- a CDS encoding AMP-binding protein, whose amino-acid sequence MSDCIARDVLDHAERTPDAPALWWRESTVSYAALAELTRRAGAALTAAGLHRDAPIALRAVKSPASIAMTLACFRARRPVFLVSPDLGREVLATLLLRSGCQAEATADEADGGGTFALHPPATAEYSATPAPADPAAEPAESAESTAKAAPPLPSGTGLLLTTSGSTGIPKIVPLGREALGRFTDWAMGTFGLGPGTTVLNYAPLNFDLCLLDIWATLRGGGRVVPVAPDLATNPHQLERLLRRTRPQVVQAVPMFFRLLVQAASGGDPVPGVRHVLLTGEHTPRGLRAQLAPLFPEAVFHNVYGCTETNDSLVHSFPAAEAAERETLPLGRPLPGVTVQLRDGERTVEGPGTGELMVTTPFQSTGYLGAAGTEDRFVPVATDTGERVWYRTGDLVRRGTDGELTLVGRNDFQVKVAGVRVNLEQIETVILSHPKVLDAVVVPLPDPLAGTRLCAVVRTAPDSDLTSLRLLGHCSAGLARAALPTFRLTREPLPTGPTGKADRARIKEELLKDPALT is encoded by the coding sequence ATGTCTGACTGCATCGCACGTGATGTCCTCGATCACGCGGAACGGACGCCGGACGCACCGGCGTTGTGGTGGCGGGAGAGCACCGTCAGTTATGCGGCGCTGGCGGAGCTGACCCGCCGGGCCGGTGCCGCACTCACCGCCGCCGGTCTCCACCGGGACGCCCCGATCGCGTTACGGGCCGTCAAGTCGCCCGCGTCGATCGCGATGACCCTGGCCTGTTTCCGGGCCCGCCGCCCGGTTTTCCTGGTCTCGCCCGACCTCGGCCGGGAGGTGCTGGCCACGCTGCTGCTGCGGTCCGGCTGCCAGGCCGAGGCGACGGCGGACGAGGCGGACGGAGGCGGGACCTTCGCGTTACACCCGCCCGCCACCGCGGAGTACTCGGCGACGCCCGCGCCCGCCGACCCGGCCGCCGAGCCCGCCGAGTCTGCGGAGTCCACGGCGAAGGCCGCGCCCCCGCTCCCCTCCGGCACCGGCCTGCTGCTCACCACCTCCGGCTCCACCGGTATCCCCAAGATCGTCCCGCTGGGGCGGGAGGCCCTCGGCCGGTTCACCGACTGGGCCATGGGCACCTTCGGCCTCGGCCCCGGCACCACGGTGCTCAACTACGCACCCCTGAACTTCGATCTGTGCCTGCTGGACATCTGGGCCACCCTCCGCGGCGGCGGCCGCGTCGTCCCCGTCGCCCCGGACCTCGCCACCAACCCGCATCAGCTCGAGCGGCTGCTGCGCCGGACCCGCCCCCAGGTGGTCCAGGCCGTGCCGATGTTCTTCCGGCTGCTGGTCCAGGCGGCCTCCGGCGGCGATCCCGTCCCCGGTGTCCGGCATGTGCTGCTGACCGGTGAGCACACCCCGCGTGGCCTGCGCGCCCAGCTCGCGCCGCTGTTCCCCGAGGCGGTCTTCCACAATGTCTACGGGTGCACGGAGACCAACGACAGCCTGGTGCACTCCTTCCCCGCGGCGGAGGCCGCCGAGCGGGAGACCCTTCCGCTGGGCCGGCCCCTGCCGGGGGTGACCGTCCAGCTCCGGGACGGTGAGCGGACCGTCGAAGGCCCCGGCACCGGCGAGTTGATGGTGACCACCCCGTTCCAGTCCACGGGCTATCTCGGTGCCGCGGGCACCGAGGACCGGTTCGTCCCCGTGGCCACGGACACCGGCGAGCGTGTCTGGTACCGCACCGGCGATTTGGTGCGCCGCGGGACCGACGGCGAGCTGACCCTCGTCGGCCGCAATGACTTCCAGGTCAAGGTCGCCGGAGTGCGGGTCAACCTGGAACAGATCGAGACAGTGATCCTCAGCCATCCGAAGGTGCTCGACGCCGTTGTTGTGCCCCTTCCCGACCCCCTCGCCGGTACCCGGCTGTGCGCCGTGGTGCGCACCGCCCCCGACAGCGATCTCACCAGCCTGCGACTGCTGGGCCACTGCTCCGCCGGACTGGCGCGGGCCGCCCTGCCCACCTTCCGGCTGACCCGGGAGCCGCTGCCCACCGGGCCCACCGGCAAGGCCGACCGGGCCCGGATCAAGGAAGAACTTCTCAAGGATCCGGCCCTCACCTGA
- a CDS encoding DUF885 domain-containing protein: protein MADSVSGPIHALCDRYVDDYAALDPNAATHLGVPGHDDRLTDYSPEGHRARAELHAATLRAIRAATPRDDSETAARAVFTERVGLDLEIHEAGLDSAELNVIESPVQNLCLVFDLMPNRTPDDWSLIAARLARMPEAMTNLEAGLRHAAAGGRVSALRQVTKTAAQCDTWADGHFAGLVAPAEVPPGLRADLDAGAAAASAAFAGMARFLREELAPAAPAGDAVGPDAYALWLRFFTGAELDLKESYAWGWEEFCRIETELKQVAGRIGPGATPAEAAAALDADPDHRLHGADALREWMQRLSDAALADLRGSHFEIPDALMALECLIAPPGGIVGAYYTGPSDDFSRPGRMWWSIPPGQTDFPTWREVTTVYHEGVPGHHLQVATAVHQSGRLNRFQRLMAHVSGYSEGWALYAERLMRELGRLDDDGDLLGMLAGQLFRAARVIVDIGMHLELPIPVGTGFHEGERWTPELGLEFMLTRTITQQDQVRDEIDRYLGWPGQAPSYKLGERQWLAARDDARARQGAAFDQKAFHTAALKLGAMGLDTLRDRLALL from the coding sequence ATGGCTGATTCGGTCTCCGGCCCCATCCATGCCCTCTGCGACCGCTATGTCGACGACTACGCCGCTCTCGACCCCAATGCCGCGACCCACCTGGGTGTCCCCGGTCATGACGACCGGCTCACCGACTACTCACCCGAAGGCCACCGGGCGCGTGCCGAGCTCCATGCCGCCACCCTCCGCGCCATCCGGGCCGCCACGCCGCGGGACGACTCCGAAACAGCCGCGCGCGCGGTCTTCACCGAGCGCGTGGGTCTCGACCTGGAGATCCACGAGGCCGGGCTGGACAGCGCCGAACTCAACGTCATCGAGAGCCCCGTACAGAACCTGTGCCTGGTCTTCGACCTGATGCCCAACCGCACCCCCGACGACTGGTCGCTGATCGCCGCCCGGCTGGCCCGGATGCCGGAAGCCATGACGAACCTGGAGGCCGGGCTCCGCCACGCCGCGGCCGGGGGCCGGGTGTCCGCGCTGCGCCAGGTCACCAAGACCGCCGCCCAGTGCGACACCTGGGCCGACGGCCACTTCGCCGGCCTGGTCGCCCCCGCGGAGGTGCCGCCCGGGCTCCGCGCCGATCTGGACGCCGGCGCCGCCGCCGCGTCCGCCGCCTTCGCCGGGATGGCCCGCTTCCTGCGCGAGGAGCTGGCTCCCGCGGCCCCGGCCGGGGACGCCGTGGGCCCGGATGCCTACGCCCTGTGGCTGCGCTTCTTCACCGGCGCCGAGCTGGACCTCAAGGAGTCCTATGCCTGGGGCTGGGAGGAGTTCTGCCGGATCGAGACCGAGCTGAAGCAGGTCGCCGGCCGGATCGGGCCGGGCGCCACCCCCGCCGAGGCCGCGGCCGCCCTCGACGCCGACCCGGACCACCGGCTGCACGGTGCGGACGCCCTGCGGGAATGGATGCAGCGGCTGTCCGACGCGGCGCTGGCCGATCTGCGCGGCAGCCACTTCGAGATCCCCGACGCGCTGATGGCGCTGGAGTGCCTGATCGCGCCTCCCGGCGGCATCGTCGGCGCGTACTACACCGGGCCGTCCGACGACTTCTCACGGCCGGGCCGGATGTGGTGGTCGATCCCCCCGGGCCAGACCGACTTCCCGACCTGGCGCGAGGTCACCACCGTCTACCACGAGGGCGTTCCCGGCCACCATCTGCAAGTGGCCACCGCCGTCCACCAGTCGGGGCGGCTCAACCGCTTCCAGCGGCTGATGGCCCATGTCTCCGGCTACAGCGAGGGCTGGGCGCTGTACGCGGAGCGGCTGATGCGCGAGCTGGGCCGGCTCGACGACGACGGCGATCTGCTGGGCATGCTGGCCGGGCAGCTCTTCCGGGCCGCACGGGTGATCGTCGACATCGGGATGCATCTGGAACTGCCCATCCCGGTCGGCACCGGATTCCACGAGGGCGAGCGCTGGACCCCCGAACTCGGGCTGGAGTTCATGCTCACCCGGACCATCACCCAGCAGGACCAGGTGCGCGACGAGATCGACCGCTATCTGGGCTGGCCGGGCCAGGCGCCCTCGTACAAGCTGGGGGAGCGGCAGTGGCTGGCCGCCCGCGACGACGCACGCGCCCGCCAGGGTGCCGCGTTCGACCAGAAGGCGTTCCACACCGCAGCGCTGAAGCTGGGCGCGATGGGCCTGGACACCCTGCGCGACCGCCTCGCGCTCCTGTGA
- a CDS encoding aspartate aminotransferase family protein, producing MNTTQQTPAEEARSTGTTLGPAFHSGRGPWLTAEDGTVWFDATSGSGAATLGHQHPAVVAATTAQLNRLVHTGCKLGSDARTRMVRRLGGLSPYRVPAVLPTVTGAEAVETALKIARAATGHRAVVGFTHGYHGKTTGALGLTWRAEFKEYSALPSGTVVTATLPDPRTGRADGPEAVAALRADLATALDAADRLGGTAAVVLEPIQVTEGLLIVPPPLLDEIARAAHARGALLVLDEIYTGLGRAGRMFTAELMAETPDLTLVGKTLGNGFPIGAVVGERTVLDALPAGVQTSTFSGSPLSCAAAEAVLDTVIAEEVPTRAKELGDRLATDLAKLAVRFPWMAAVRTAGALAAFDCVTDGRPDPALAQAVRGAALRGRLLLFGGGPEGASIKIVPPALLEERDYRFLAEGLAAAVAAADHGEEARS from the coding sequence ATGAACACCACGCAGCAGACACCGGCGGAAGAGGCCCGGTCCACCGGCACCACCCTGGGTCCGGCCTTCCACTCCGGCCGGGGCCCCTGGCTCACCGCCGAGGACGGCACCGTGTGGTTCGACGCCACATCGGGAAGCGGCGCGGCCACCCTCGGCCATCAGCACCCGGCCGTGGTCGCCGCCACCACCGCCCAGCTGAACCGGCTGGTGCACACCGGTTGCAAACTGGGCTCGGACGCACGCACCCGGATGGTCCGGCGGCTGGGCGGGCTCAGCCCGTACCGGGTCCCGGCCGTCCTGCCCACGGTGACCGGCGCGGAGGCGGTGGAGACCGCCCTGAAGATCGCCCGCGCGGCCACCGGCCACCGTGCGGTGGTCGGCTTCACCCACGGCTATCACGGCAAGACCACCGGTGCCCTCGGGCTCACCTGGCGCGCGGAGTTCAAGGAGTACAGCGCGCTGCCGTCGGGCACGGTGGTCACCGCCACCCTGCCCGATCCGCGCACCGGCAGGGCCGACGGCCCCGAGGCGGTGGCCGCCCTGCGGGCGGACCTGGCCACGGCGCTGGACGCCGCGGACCGCCTCGGCGGCACCGCCGCGGTGGTCCTGGAGCCCATCCAGGTCACCGAGGGGCTGCTGATCGTTCCGCCGCCGCTGCTGGACGAGATCGCCCGCGCCGCGCACGCCCGGGGCGCCCTGCTGGTGCTGGACGAGATCTACACCGGACTCGGCCGGGCGGGGCGGATGTTCACCGCCGAGCTGATGGCCGAGACCCCCGATCTGACCCTGGTGGGCAAGACACTGGGCAACGGGTTCCCCATCGGCGCCGTGGTGGGTGAGCGCACGGTGCTGGACGCGCTTCCGGCCGGGGTGCAGACCTCCACCTTCTCCGGCTCACCGCTGAGCTGCGCCGCGGCCGAAGCGGTGCTGGACACCGTGATCGCGGAGGAAGTGCCCACCCGTGCGAAGGAGTTGGGCGACCGGCTCGCCACCGACCTGGCCAAGCTGGCGGTGCGCTTCCCCTGGATGGCCGCGGTCCGCACGGCCGGAGCCCTGGCGGCCTTCGACTGTGTGACGGACGGCCGGCCGGATCCGGCACTCGCGCAGGCCGTCAGAGGCGCGGCACTGCGCGGGCGGCTGCTGTTGTTCGGCGGCGGGCCCGAGGGCGCCAGCATCAAGATCGTGCCCCCGGCGCTGCTGGAGGAGCGGGACTACCGGTTCCTGGCCGAGGGACTGGCCGCCGCCGTCGCCGCGGCCGACCACGGGGAGGAGGCGCGGTCATGA
- a CDS encoding 3-phosphoshikimate 1-carboxyvinyltransferase: MPEVQDFDQPTTLSADLVVDGGARTPGHPAALTVEVPGDKSVSHRALLAALLPGAPSRLTLRGANLGGAVRALLPALRGLGLRTHTDGDTLTVERDGAPVPQPVRPHPTVTDWPEGVPYLETGGSSAAARLLIGLLAGTGRSAVVDGDETLRHRPMDWLVTPLVQLGADIRYLAEPGRLPALVRTPVRRPGAVDLAVGSAQARSGVLLAAVAARLAVEIRHPVRSRDHTERMLSAFGARLTEGPGAVGYDGGAYTVPPVVDIPADPSLAAYPVAAQLLGHGGGELRVPDVCLNPTRLGFFEVLRRAGADLGYEDTRPGSSGETVGTIVARGGLDGVTAVRVDDPATLHTLIDEVPLLALVAARLPGTSWIGCAEELRFKETDRLTTTARMASAFGARVEVADDGLRVTGGAPLAAGEVPGFEDHRIAMAAATLAMSLPGRTTVLGGGCHRTSFPDFAEVQRAVGADITEVATV; the protein is encoded by the coding sequence GTGCCTGAGGTGCAGGATTTCGACCAGCCCACAACGTTATCGGCGGACCTCGTGGTGGACGGCGGCGCACGGACGCCCGGCCACCCGGCCGCGCTCACCGTCGAAGTACCGGGCGACAAGTCGGTGAGCCATCGCGCCCTGCTGGCCGCGCTGCTCCCCGGGGCACCGTCCCGGCTCACCCTGCGCGGGGCCAACCTCGGTGGCGCCGTCCGTGCGCTGCTGCCCGCCCTGCGCGGGCTGGGCCTGCGGACGCACACCGACGGCGACACCCTCACGGTGGAGCGCGACGGCGCTCCCGTTCCGCAACCGGTACGCCCCCACCCCACCGTGACCGACTGGCCGGAGGGGGTGCCGTATCTGGAGACCGGGGGTTCGAGCGCCGCGGCCCGGCTGCTCATCGGACTGCTCGCCGGGACCGGGCGCAGCGCCGTGGTGGACGGCGACGAGACCCTGCGCCACCGGCCGATGGACTGGTTGGTCACCCCGCTGGTCCAACTCGGCGCGGACATCCGCTACCTGGCGGAGCCGGGGCGTTTGCCGGCGCTGGTCCGCACACCGGTCCGGCGGCCGGGCGCGGTGGACCTCGCGGTGGGCAGCGCCCAAGCCCGCTCCGGTGTTCTGCTGGCCGCCGTGGCGGCGCGGCTCGCGGTCGAGATCCGCCATCCGGTGCGCTCCCGGGACCACACCGAGCGGATGCTCTCCGCGTTCGGCGCCCGGCTGACGGAGGGCCCCGGCGCGGTGGGCTACGACGGCGGTGCGTACACCGTGCCGCCGGTCGTGGACATCCCCGCGGATCCGTCCCTCGCCGCCTATCCGGTGGCCGCTCAGCTGCTCGGCCACGGCGGCGGTGAGCTGCGGGTACCGGACGTCTGTCTCAACCCCACCCGCCTCGGCTTCTTCGAGGTGCTGCGCCGGGCCGGCGCGGACCTCGGCTACGAGGACACCCGGCCCGGCTCCAGCGGGGAGACGGTGGGCACGATCGTGGCCCGCGGCGGTCTCGACGGGGTCACCGCGGTCCGCGTCGACGACCCCGCCACCCTGCACACGCTGATCGACGAGGTCCCGCTGCTCGCCCTGGTCGCCGCCCGGCTGCCCGGCACCTCCTGGATCGGCTGCGCCGAGGAGCTGCGGTTCAAGGAGACCGACCGGCTGACCACCACCGCGCGGATGGCCTCCGCGTTCGGCGCGCGCGTCGAGGTGGCGGACGACGGACTGCGGGTCACCGGCGGCGCACCGCTGGCCGCCGGAGAGGTCCCCGGCTTCGAGGACCACCGCATCGCCATGGCCGCCGCCACCCTGGCCATGAGCCTTCCCGGGCGCACCACCGTGCTGGGCGGTGGCTGCCACCGCACGTCCTTCCCCGACTTCGCCGAGGTGCAACGCGCCGTCGGCGCGGACATCACCGAGGTCGCCACGGTATGA
- a CDS encoding ectoine synthase, translating to MIVRKKTEVKTVDWGNGLSHRFLLEADRMGFTLCHTIVRAGTKSRLEYRRHLEACYCIGGRGWIELADGSATHDLSPGVLYALNDHDAHFLIAAPDTDLELISVFNPPLQGDERHTLAEGAFSQY from the coding sequence GTGATCGTCCGTAAGAAGACCGAGGTGAAGACCGTCGACTGGGGAAACGGGCTGAGTCACCGCTTCCTGCTCGAGGCCGACCGGATGGGCTTCACGCTCTGCCACACCATCGTCCGGGCCGGCACCAAGTCCCGGCTGGAGTACCGGCGCCACCTCGAAGCCTGTTACTGCATCGGGGGCCGGGGCTGGATCGAGCTGGCCGACGGCAGTGCCACCCACGATCTGTCGCCCGGGGTGCTCTACGCCCTCAACGACCACGACGCCCACTTCCTGATCGCCGCCCCCGACACCGACCTCGAGCTGATCAGCGTCTTCAACCCGCCACTCCAGGGCGATGAGCGGCACACCCTGGCCGAAGGCGCGTTCTCGCAGTACTGA
- a CDS encoding transglutaminase family protein: MTEHLESARKCTEFLNHDTPAVQGFVETALAGADATSEVEKAVALYYAVRDGIRYDVYDADLSRRGLTAAAVIDRGSGFCVHKSIVYATAVRAVGIPSRVVYADVRNHLASPRLRELVGGDVFRFHSLTSVRLNGVWVRATPVFNKLLCKLYGIRPLEFDGLADSLYHPYDEQGRRHMEFLADRGEFDDVPYDLVVDGIRQAHPRLFAGAHTTAPGSLVAEATTAKGA; encoded by the coding sequence ATGACCGAACACCTCGAATCGGCACGGAAGTGCACCGAGTTCCTCAACCACGACACCCCGGCCGTACAGGGCTTCGTCGAGACCGCCCTCGCCGGAGCGGACGCCACGAGCGAGGTGGAGAAGGCCGTCGCCCTGTACTACGCCGTGCGGGACGGCATCCGCTACGACGTCTACGACGCCGATCTGTCCCGCCGGGGCCTGACCGCCGCGGCCGTCATCGACCGCGGCTCGGGATTCTGCGTCCACAAGTCCATCGTCTACGCGACGGCGGTGCGCGCCGTCGGCATCCCCAGCCGGGTGGTCTACGCCGATGTGCGCAACCACCTGGCCTCCCCGCGCCTGCGTGAGCTGGTCGGCGGCGATGTCTTCCGCTTCCACAGCCTCACCTCGGTCCGGCTGAACGGCGTCTGGGTCAGGGCCACCCCGGTCTTCAACAAACTGCTCTGCAAGCTCTACGGCATCCGCCCCTTGGAGTTCGACGGGCTCGCCGACAGCCTCTACCACCCCTACGACGAACAGGGCCGCCGCCACATGGAATTCCTCGCCGACCGCGGCGAGTTCGACGACGTCCCGTACGACCTGGTGGTCGACGGGATCCGGCAGGCCCATCCGCGGCTGTTCGCCGGAGCACACACCACGGCCCCCGGCTCACTCGTCGCCGAGGCCACCACCGCGAAAGGGGCCTGA
- a CDS encoding TrpB-like pyridoxal phosphate-dependent enzyme, with translation MMERTTFPLAQADAPTHWYNLAADLPGPALAPALNPRTGQPLSRDEMAHTMPEPLIEQETGTAREFEIPEPVRQLYAQWRPSPLYRARRLERALDTPARIYYKYEGVAPTGSHKPNTGIAQAYYNKQAGKTGLVTETGAGQWGSATALSASFFGMSATVYMVRVSARQKPYRTALMETYGAVCVPSPSPETAVGRKILADDPDCPGSLGIATSEALETFAQDPSLGYVLGSAANHVLLHQTVIGQEALKQLESAEDYPDIIVGCAGGGSNLAGLAFPFIGAQLRGGRPVRVIAVEPAACPTLTRGTVAYDYADTGQLGPLFRMHTLGHQFIPPSVHAGGLRAHGIGPMITRVIEEGLMEAVAVPQVGCLEAGVRFARTEGILPAPESTHAIRVAIDEALRCRAEGSAKTIVFGLSGHGHFDLAAYQKYFAGELTDAEADEDMLAHAAAGIPRASGSR, from the coding sequence ATGATGGAGAGGACGACGTTTCCGCTGGCACAGGCGGACGCGCCGACCCACTGGTACAACCTGGCCGCGGATCTGCCGGGCCCCGCGCTCGCGCCCGCGCTCAACCCGCGGACCGGGCAGCCGCTCTCCCGTGACGAGATGGCGCACACCATGCCCGAGCCGCTGATCGAGCAGGAGACCGGCACGGCACGCGAGTTCGAGATCCCCGAGCCGGTCCGGCAGCTCTACGCCCAGTGGCGCCCCTCGCCGCTGTACCGGGCCCGGCGGCTGGAGCGGGCGCTCGACACCCCGGCGCGGATCTACTACAAGTACGAGGGCGTCGCCCCCACCGGCAGCCACAAGCCCAACACCGGGATCGCCCAGGCGTACTACAACAAGCAGGCCGGGAAGACCGGACTGGTGACCGAGACCGGCGCCGGACAGTGGGGGAGCGCCACCGCGCTCAGCGCCTCGTTCTTCGGGATGTCCGCCACGGTCTACATGGTCAGGGTGAGCGCCCGGCAGAAGCCGTACCGCACCGCGCTGATGGAGACCTACGGGGCGGTCTGCGTCCCCAGCCCCAGTCCGGAGACGGCCGTCGGCCGCAAGATCCTCGCCGATGACCCCGACTGCCCCGGAAGCCTGGGCATCGCCACCTCCGAGGCGCTGGAGACGTTCGCCCAGGACCCCTCGCTCGGCTATGTGCTCGGCAGCGCGGCCAACCACGTCCTGCTGCACCAGACCGTCATCGGCCAGGAGGCCCTGAAGCAGCTGGAGTCGGCCGAGGACTATCCGGACATCATCGTCGGCTGCGCCGGGGGCGGCAGCAATCTGGCCGGGCTGGCCTTCCCCTTCATCGGCGCCCAGCTGCGCGGTGGCCGCCCGGTGCGGGTGATCGCCGTGGAGCCCGCCGCCTGCCCCACCCTGACCCGCGGCACCGTGGCCTACGACTACGCGGACACCGGGCAGCTCGGCCCGCTGTTCCGGATGCACACCCTCGGCCACCAGTTCATTCCGCCGTCGGTCCATGCGGGCGGGCTGCGCGCCCACGGTATCGGCCCGATGATCACGCGGGTGATCGAGGAGGGGCTGATGGAGGCGGTCGCCGTACCCCAGGTCGGCTGTCTCGAGGCCGGTGTCCGGTTCGCCCGGACGGAGGGCATCCTGCCCGCGCCCGAGTCCACCCACGCCATCCGCGTCGCCATCGACGAGGCGCTGCGCTGCCGAGCGGAGGGCAGCGCCAAGACCATCGTCTTCGGCCTGTCCGGCCACGGCCACTTCGACCTCGCCGCCTACCAGAAGTACTTCGCGGGCGAGCTGACCGACGCCGAGGCCGACGAGGACATGCTCGCCCACGCCGCCGCCGGCATTCCCCGAGCGAGCGGTAGCCGATGA
- a CDS encoding acyl-CoA dehydrogenase family protein, which produces MRHWSEEQRSLRAAVEKVGAAIGADHLERDGAGEFTWDGWARLRDMGLFGLPFATEWGGLGQDLPTTMYVLEGLGHSCRDAGLTFSVSTHIVSTGVPLQRFGSTALKQRYLPGICSGTLIGAHAITEPDGGSDVMGMRTTAVADGEDFLLSGSKAFVSNGPIADLLVVYARTGTAGALDALTAFLVPTDTPGLTVGNPVGKMGLRTSPLSEVFLDGVRVARSQVLGSVGSGFLILDEVMKWEILCGFSGTLGEMCHRLERCVDHARTRTQFGVHIGANQAVSHRIVDMKMDVETSRKWLYDTAEKFTARESVVSDLAIAKLVVSEANVRSALAAVQIFGGAGYTTEYGIEKELRNAVSGTIYSGTSEMQRQRLAVFLGLDRASAARGGQEKRTA; this is translated from the coding sequence GTGAGGCACTGGAGTGAGGAACAGCGGTCCTTACGGGCCGCGGTCGAGAAGGTTGGGGCGGCGATCGGCGCCGACCACCTGGAGCGGGACGGCGCGGGGGAGTTCACCTGGGACGGCTGGGCCCGGCTGCGCGACATGGGCCTGTTCGGGCTGCCGTTCGCCACCGAATGGGGCGGGCTCGGCCAGGACCTGCCGACCACCATGTACGTATTGGAGGGGCTGGGCCACAGCTGCCGGGACGCGGGGCTGACCTTCTCGGTCTCCACCCATATCGTGAGCACCGGGGTACCGCTCCAGCGCTTCGGGTCCACGGCGCTCAAGCAGCGCTATCTGCCCGGGATCTGCTCCGGCACCCTGATCGGCGCACACGCGATCACCGAACCGGACGGCGGCTCGGATGTGATGGGGATGCGCACCACCGCGGTGGCCGACGGCGAGGACTTCCTGCTGAGCGGCAGCAAGGCATTTGTGAGCAACGGCCCCATCGCCGATCTGCTGGTGGTCTACGCGCGCACCGGCACCGCGGGCGCCCTGGACGCCCTCACCGCCTTTCTCGTCCCCACCGACACCCCCGGCCTCACCGTCGGCAACCCCGTCGGCAAGATGGGGCTGCGCACCTCCCCGCTGTCCGAGGTCTTCCTCGACGGCGTCCGGGTGGCCCGCTCCCAGGTGCTGGGCTCGGTGGGCTCGGGCTTCCTGATCCTCGACGAGGTGATGAAGTGGGAGATCCTGTGCGGCTTCTCCGGCACCCTCGGTGAGATGTGCCACCGCCTGGAGCGGTGCGTCGACCACGCCCGCACCCGGACCCAGTTCGGGGTGCACATCGGCGCGAACCAGGCGGTGTCCCATCGCATCGTCGATATGAAGATGGACGTGGAGACCTCCCGCAAGTGGCTCTACGACACCGCGGAGAAGTTCACCGCGCGGGAGAGCGTGGTGTCCGACCTGGCCATCGCCAAGCTGGTGGTCAGCGAGGCCAACGTCCGGTCCGCGCTGGCGGCCGTACAGATCTTCGGCGGGGCCGGGTACACCACCGAGTACGGCATCGAGAAGGAGTTGCGGAACGCGGTCTCCGGGACCATCTACTCGGGGACCTCGGAGATGCAGCGTCAGCGCCTGGCCGTCTTCCTGGGGCTGGACCGGGCCTCCGCCGCCCGCGGCGGACAAGAGAAGAGGACGGCATGA
- a CDS encoding acyl carrier protein: MSLEHEISEYIVTTYLPGTPAGDLDPSLDLFDSGVMSSLQLLQLIDWLRGRYRLPIEDLEISPESFRSVTAIRQFIEYARRTVTADGEVTR, encoded by the coding sequence ATGAGCTTGGAACACGAGATCAGCGAGTACATCGTGACGACCTATCTGCCCGGCACACCCGCCGGAGACCTGGATCCGTCGCTCGATCTGTTCGACAGCGGAGTGATGAGCAGTCTCCAGCTGCTCCAGCTCATCGACTGGCTCCGCGGCCGCTACCGCCTCCCGATCGAGGACCTGGAGATCTCCCCGGAGTCCTTCCGCTCGGTGACCGCGATACGGCAGTTCATCGAATACGCCCGCAGGACCGTCACGGCGGATGGAGAGGTGACCAGGTGA